From the genome of Fusobacterium varium, one region includes:
- the gmhB gene encoding D,D-heptose 1,7-bisphosphate phosphatase — translation MKKAILLDRDGTINVEKDYLHKIEDFEFEKNVVEALKIFSDLGYTMAVVTNQSGIARGYYTEDDLQKLNEYIKRELEKHGIIIEKFYYCPHHPEKGIGKYKTDCMCRKPNTGMLEAAIEEFDIDRTVSFMVGDTIADIDAGSRAGLTPILVKTGHGIETLEKMGNRKIDIFDSLYDFALSLK, via the coding sequence ATGAAAAAAGCAATTTTACTAGATAGAGATGGAACTATAAATGTTGAAAAAGACTATCTTCATAAGATTGAAGATTTTGAATTTGAGAAAAATGTAGTAGAAGCTTTGAAAATATTTTCAGATTTAGGATATACAATGGCAGTTGTAACTAATCAATCGGGAATAGCAAGAGGATATTATACAGAAGATGATCTTCAGAAATTAAATGAATATATAAAAAGAGAACTGGAAAAGCATGGAATTATAATAGAGAAATTTTATTATTGTCCCCATCACCCAGAAAAAGGCATAGGAAAATATAAAACTGATTGTATGTGCAGAAAACCAAATACAGGAATGTTAGAAGCAGCAATAGAGGAATTTGACATTGATAGAACAGTTTCTTTTATGGTGGGAGATACTATTGCAGATATAGATGCAGGAAGCAGAGCAGGATTGACTCCTATTCTTGTAAAAACAGGACATGGAATAGAAACATTGGAGAAAATGGGAAATAGAAAAATAGATATTTTTGATTCTCTTTATGATTTTGCATTAAGTTTGAAATAA
- the murF gene encoding UDP-N-acetylmuramoyl-tripeptide--D-alanyl-D-alanine ligase, with the protein MKILFNILDEIFGIKSVVETNEIGHVVMDSRKVQKGDLFFAINNGNNYIEDVLNKGAALVVADNYKGNDKRVIKVENTVESMQKLAQKYREALDIKIIAITGSNGKTTTKDMMYSVLSQKYVTAKTMGNLNNHIGVPFTILQLDSKYEVAVLELGMSGFGEIDLLSNIAKPDIGVITNIGDSHLEFLKTRENVFKAKTELIKYITKENLIIFGDDPFLKILDGIKVGYGDNNNYQIKNFMDSDKGLSFELDENKYEVALNGKHNCLNAAMAVVIGKKMGIPYEEIKAGLKNLELTPMRFQKIEKENIVYINDAYNASPISVSFSLETFDKLYNDTLKIVVLGDMLELGENEIEYHKNILDKALNIHTDKIYLYGERMRKALEYIKENREKITHFTEKEEIKKAILKEQRKISVLLKGSRGMKLEEIIE; encoded by the coding sequence ATGAAAATACTTTTTAATATTCTAGATGAAATATTTGGAATAAAGAGTGTAGTTGAAACAAATGAAATAGGTCATGTTGTTATGGACAGTAGAAAAGTTCAAAAAGGAGACCTGTTTTTTGCTATAAATAATGGAAACAACTATATAGAGGATGTGCTTAATAAAGGAGCAGCCTTAGTAGTGGCTGATAATTATAAAGGAAATGATAAAAGGGTAATTAAAGTAGAAAATACTGTAGAATCCATGCAGAAACTGGCTCAAAAATATAGAGAGGCTCTTGATATAAAAATTATTGCTATAACAGGAAGTAATGGTAAGACTACAACAAAAGATATGATGTATTCTGTACTGTCACAAAAATATGTGACAGCTAAAACCATGGGAAATCTCAATAATCATATAGGAGTTCCCTTTACAATCTTACAATTGGATAGTAAATATGAAGTAGCAGTGCTTGAATTAGGCATGAGTGGCTTTGGAGAGATAGATTTATTATCTAACATAGCTAAACCAGATATTGGAGTCATAACCAATATAGGCGATTCTCATTTGGAATTTTTAAAAACCAGAGAAAATGTTTTTAAAGCAAAAACAGAGCTTATAAAATATATTACAAAAGAAAATCTTATTATTTTTGGTGATGATCCATTTCTAAAAATACTAGATGGAATAAAAGTTGGATATGGTGATAATAATAATTATCAAATTAAAAATTTTATGGACAGTGATAAAGGACTTTCATTTGAATTAGATGAAAATAAATATGAAGTAGCTCTAAATGGGAAACATAACTGTCTGAATGCAGCTATGGCTGTGGTAATAGGAAAGAAAATGGGAATACCTTATGAGGAAATAAAAGCAGGATTGAAAAATCTTGAACTTACTCCAATGAGGTTTCAAAAGATAGAAAAAGAAAACATTGTATATATAAATGATGCATACAATGCCAGCCCTATATCAGTAAGCTTCTCACTTGAAACTTTTGATAAGCTGTACAATGATACTTTAAAAATAGTTGTTCTTGGAGATATGTTGGAACTTGGAGAAAATGAGATAGAGTATCATAAAAATATTTTAGACAAAGCTTTGAATATTCATACTGACAAGATATATTTATATGGCGAGAGAATGAGAAAAGCTTTGGAATATATAAAAGAAAACAGAGAAAAAATAACTCATTTCACAGAAAAAGAAGAGATAAAAAAAGCTATTTTGAAAGAGCAGAGAAAAATTTCTGTTTTATTAAAAGGATCTCGTGGAATGAAGCTTGAAGAGATAATAGAATAA
- the mraY gene encoding Phospho-N-acetylmuramoyl-pentapeptide-transferase translates to MLYIIGEYFESLAFLKSMYLRGFISFTLSFVLVLILGKPFINYLKVKKFGEKIRDDGPVSHLSKKGTPTMGGVLIVIVMLVTNLLVSDISNTFIDVLLVAMMGFASIGFIDDYKKFTVNKKGLSGKKKLLGQAVIAVLVWLFVTQIGLTGDRAFDLSIINPLISGSMLYIGSIGMLIFILIILMGTSNAVNITDGLDGLAIMPMIICSTILGAISYFTGNVNMSEHLKLFYIPGSGEMSVFLATICGSGLGFLWYNFYPAQIFMGDTGSLTLGGVLGVVAILLKQELILPIIGGVFVMEALSVILQVGSFKLRGKRIFKMAPIHHHFELSGLAETKVTMRFWITTLIFGMVALGIIRLRGIL, encoded by the coding sequence ATGTTATATATAATAGGGGAGTACTTTGAAAGTCTAGCTTTTTTAAAGTCTATGTATTTAAGAGGATTTATAAGTTTTACATTGTCTTTTGTTTTAGTTTTAATCTTGGGGAAACCATTTATTAACTATCTTAAAGTTAAAAAGTTTGGTGAAAAAATCAGAGATGATGGTCCTGTTTCGCATCTTTCTAAAAAAGGAACACCTACAATGGGTGGAGTTTTAATAGTAATAGTGATGCTGGTAACAAACCTTTTGGTATCAGATATATCTAATACATTTATAGATGTACTTCTTGTGGCTATGATGGGCTTTGCATCTATAGGATTTATTGATGATTATAAAAAATTTACTGTGAATAAAAAAGGGCTTTCTGGAAAGAAAAAACTTTTAGGACAGGCTGTAATAGCAGTTCTTGTATGGCTTTTTGTAACTCAGATAGGATTGACAGGAGATAGAGCATTTGATCTCTCAATAATTAATCCATTAATTTCTGGAAGTATGCTTTATATAGGGAGCATAGGTATGTTGATTTTTATACTTATAATTCTTATGGGGACATCTAATGCTGTAAATATAACAGATGGATTAGATGGACTGGCTATAATGCCAATGATAATATGTTCTACTATATTAGGAGCAATTTCTTATTTTACAGGAAATGTAAACATGAGTGAACACTTGAAACTTTTTTATATACCAGGTTCAGGAGAGATGTCTGTATTCCTAGCAACTATTTGTGGTTCAGGACTTGGGTTTCTATGGTATAACTTCTATCCAGCTCAGATATTTATGGGAGATACTGGTTCTCTTACACTGGGAGGAGTATTAGGAGTAGTTGCTATTCTTTTGAAGCAGGAACTTATTCTTCCAATAATAGGAGGAGTGTTTGTAATGGAAGCTCTTTCAGTTATACTTCAAGTAGGATCTTTCAAACTGAGAGGAAAAAGAATATTCAAAATGGCACCTATTCATCATCACTTTGAACTCAGTGGTTTAGCTGAAACTAAGGTGACGATGAGATTCTGGATAACGACTTTGATATTTGGAATGGTAGCACTTGGAATAATAAGATTAAGAGGAATTCTCTAA
- the murD gene encoding UDP-N-acetylmuramoylalanine--D-glutamate ligase → MIDEIELSYEYMLQYEIKSKIIAVTGTNGKTTTTSKITELLQYAGFKAEYAGNIGVSFAEVLLKYKDLDYIVLELSSYQLENLLDFKPWITMVINLTPDHLSRYKDTEDYYKTKFNIGKNQTEKDYFIFNLDSKEVVEREKFIFGKKIKISQNITKECDFWVENGKLYGKDGEILECGKLSLKGKHNLENILFIVATAKIIGIQNEKIREFLYNTGTIEHRMEDFFNYGKIKFINDSKGTNIDSTKFAVEAFDQCVLICGGFDKKLDWSPLAELIKIHAKETYLIGETADEINRILLEKGYDSSKIFLLRDLRSCLLNMKERLNPEKAQVILLSPATSSFDQFNSYEHRGEVFKELVREIFGR, encoded by the coding sequence TTGATAGATGAAATTGAATTAAGTTATGAATATATGTTACAATATGAAATAAAAAGTAAAATAATTGCTGTGACAGGAACAAATGGAAAAACTACTACTACTTCTAAGATTACAGAACTTCTTCAATATGCTGGATTTAAAGCTGAGTATGCTGGAAATATAGGAGTTTCATTTGCTGAAGTGCTTTTAAAATATAAAGATTTAGATTATATTGTTTTAGAATTAAGTTCATATCAACTTGAAAATCTTCTTGATTTTAAACCATGGATAACTATGGTAATAAATCTTACTCCTGACCATCTTTCTAGGTATAAGGATACAGAAGATTATTATAAAACAAAGTTTAATATAGGTAAAAATCAGACTGAAAAGGATTATTTTATTTTTAATCTTGATTCTAAAGAAGTAGTTGAGAGAGAGAAGTTTATATTTGGAAAGAAGATAAAAATATCTCAAAATATAACTAAAGAGTGTGATTTTTGGGTAGAAAATGGGAAGCTCTATGGAAAAGATGGAGAAATTTTAGAATGTGGAAAACTTTCATTGAAAGGGAAGCATAATCTTGAAAATATACTTTTTATTGTAGCAACAGCTAAAATAATAGGGATACAAAATGAAAAAATAAGAGAGTTTTTATATAATACAGGAACTATTGAGCATAGAATGGAAGATTTTTTTAATTATGGAAAAATAAAATTTATAAATGATTCTAAGGGTACTAATATAGATTCAACAAAATTTGCAGTGGAAGCTTTTGACCAATGTGTGCTTATTTGTGGTGGATTTGACAAAAAACTTGATTGGTCTCCTTTGGCAGAGCTGATAAAGATTCATGCAAAAGAAACTTATCTTATTGGAGAAACTGCTGATGAAATTAACAGAATACTTTTAGAAAAAGGATATGACAGCAGTAAAATATTTTTGCTTAGAGATTTAAGAAGCTGTCTTTTGAATATGAAAGAAAGGCTCAATCCTGAGAAAGCTCAGGTAATACTTCTTTCTCCAGCAACTTCCAGCTTTGATCAATTCAACAGCTATGAACATAGAGGAGAAGTATTTAAGGAATTAGTAAGAGAAATCTTTGGTAGGTGA